One Anthonomus grandis grandis chromosome 14, icAntGran1.3, whole genome shotgun sequence DNA window includes the following coding sequences:
- the LOC126744612 gene encoding piggyBac transposable element-derived protein 3-like has product MAVLPPVNANEYNTDEDSSEENEVDINNLPGSQLMAQVEVIFENKGSNQTTVESDFDSDDNLPLSTFLTKKRPKLSTSKPNYSWKKGDINQDFPEWVNTSGPKNSLPPLELFFQFIDDEIIDLVVKYSNLNAIQHNRQGDI; this is encoded by the coding sequence ATGGCCGTTCTACCGCCAGTTAACGCAAATGAATATAACACTGATGAAGATTCCAGCGAGGAAAATGAAGTGGATATAAACAACCTCCCTGGAAGTCAGCTGATGGCTCAAGTTGAGgtaatatttgaaaacaagggATCTAACCAAACTACAGTTGAGAGTGATTTTGATAGCGACGATAACCTACCTTTGTCTACATTTCTTACGAAAAAACGACCAAAATTATCGACCTCAAAACCAAATTACTCTTGGAAAAAAGGTGACATCAACCAAGATTTTCCAGAATGGGTAAACACAAGTGGTCCAAAAAATTCTTTACCTCCTTTAGAActattttttcagtttataGATGACGAAATTATTGACTTGGTtgtaaaatattccaatttgaATGCTATTCAGCATAATCGTCAAGGTGATATATAA